In Pseudomonas hamedanensis, a single window of DNA contains:
- a CDS encoding DUF6124 family protein, protein MIKPTPNPPETDPTSPYESLDSNKLHEAADRALDHYLTPPNLLPPPRKARGMYAVTADTKNEELLADASETLASAKTIAQDISSLLPAPQRRALLGVAQLIMLGELAVNRVMGNLEVSG, encoded by the coding sequence ATGATCAAACCAACACCCAACCCGCCCGAGACCGATCCCACGTCTCCCTACGAATCCCTCGATTCAAACAAGCTCCACGAAGCCGCCGACCGTGCGCTCGATCATTACCTGACTCCACCCAATCTCTTGCCTCCGCCGCGTAAGGCGCGTGGGATGTATGCGGTGACTGCGGATACTAAAAACGAAGAACTGCTGGCCGATGCCAGTGAAACGCTTGCTTCGGCGAAGACGATTGCTCAGGACATTTCCAGTCTGTTGCCGGCGCCGCAGCGGCGGGCGTTGTTGGGGGTTGCTCAACTGATCATGTTGGGGGAACTGGCGGTGAATCGGGTGATGGGTAATTTGGAGGTGTCGGGGTGA
- a CDS encoding GNAT family N-acetyltransferase: MPASADQNSAVVLCAASNNDLEDLVAIRIEAMRESLERLGRFNPDRARERFLAGFDANSTRRIEVSGDLVGFVVIKDHQSELLLDHLYVIPSAQGAGIGSEVLTRLFREADEIGRPIRVGALKGSPSNRFYIRHGFVFVESGEFDNYYVRANGNAVDLGD; this comes from the coding sequence ATGCCAGCCTCCGCTGATCAAAACTCCGCTGTCGTTTTATGCGCAGCTTCCAATAACGACTTGGAAGATCTGGTGGCCATCAGGATTGAGGCCATGCGCGAGAGCCTTGAACGGCTTGGACGATTTAACCCGGATCGTGCGCGCGAACGATTTCTTGCTGGGTTCGACGCTAACAGCACACGCCGCATAGAAGTATCAGGTGATCTGGTCGGTTTTGTCGTAATCAAAGACCACCAGAGCGAGCTTCTGCTTGACCACCTGTATGTGATACCCAGTGCTCAAGGAGCAGGAATCGGCTCTGAAGTTCTTACTCGGCTCTTCAGAGAGGCTGATGAGATCGGGCGTCCGATCAGGGTTGGTGCTCTTAAGGGAAGCCCCTCAAATCGTTTTTACATTCGCCATGGCTTTGTGTTCGTCGAAAGCGGTGAATTCGATAATTATTATGTTCGGGCTAACGGTAATGCCGTTGATTTGGGCGACTAG